The following is a genomic window from Adhaeribacter radiodurans.
ATGTGGCTTTGGCTTTGCTCCAGCGAGTGAATAATATTTAAAACCAAGTTATGGAATTGAGTAGTCCGGAGAATTGAAAACGGAACGCCGCTTTCTTTAATCATTTTTTCTACTTTAAATTTTGCCTGATAATAGGAGTAATCGGTTTTATCTACTCCAACAATAGAGATAAAAATAAAGTGATTTATCTTACTTCTATTAAGGGCATTCAGAAGGTTATTAGTACCTTCCACATCTACTTTCTGCGGATTTCTGGGATTGCTCGCACAATGAATTACAATTTCAATATCATTTAACGCCGTCTTTAGATTAGTATTAGCTGCTAAATTACCAGTAATTGTTTGGCATTGCGCCGGTAAACCTGGATTTTCCTTAGATGTTAAAACATAAATTTGCAAATCTTCATTGTTT
Proteins encoded in this region:
- a CDS encoding SDR family oxidoreductase, with product MSNILVTGGTGTLGKRVVEYLLNNEDLQIYVLTSKENPGLPAQCQTITGNLAANTNLKTALNDIEIVIHCASNPRNPQKVDVEGTNNLLNALNRSKINHFIFISIVGVDKTDYSYYQAKFKVEKMIKESGVPFSILRTTQFHNLVLNIIHSLEQSQSHIVVPSGLQFQSVAVQEVADRLGALVKENPAGLLPDMVGPEVLTFEEMVKIYLNNQGQNKEVKLLPLEGERINLFRSEVNISSSEIKGTIRWKQFLQEIKIKA